A genome region from Camelina sativa cultivar DH55 chromosome 10, Cs, whole genome shotgun sequence includes the following:
- the LOC104718016 gene encoding uncharacterized protein LOC104718016, with amino-acid sequence MDSFCFCTFNISVIIIILLLLSHQSESQSTHLLDLMIRDYTIRNFKLSLNTGVTQKIHLPSNFSGIDIDTVKLRCGSLRRYGAKLGEFHIGSGVTVEPCPERVMLIRQNLGSNWSSIYSTGYNLTSENYQLVSPVLGLLAYNANPDGVATNPYEVNVVGTEQNPILVDFLSNKSSIVPIPQKNSSVLCACFTSNGNTTISEQVSPYVCKGTRQGHYALVMKTEAPRDDHNSGGGGVVTSSTEVNGGNGGGKLSRWKVAVGSVIGSGIGAILLGMLVVAMLVKVKKKAMREEMERRAYEEEALQVSMVGHVRAPTAPGTRTLPRMGDDRYKNTHLNHNHP; translated from the coding sequence ATGGATTCATTCTGTTTTTGTACATTTAATATCtcagtcatcatcatcatacttcTCTTATTATCCCACCAATCTGAGTCTCAATCTACACATCTTCTTGATCTCATGATCAGAGATTACACTATTAGAAACTTTAAGCTAAGCCTCAACACTGGCGTCACTCAGAAAATCCATCTTCCTTCTAATTTCTCCGGTATAGACATCGACACGGTTAAGTTAAGGTGCGGGAGTTTGAGAAGATACGGTGCAAAACTAGGAGAGTTTCACATCGGTTCAGGCGTGACGGTGGAGCCATGCCCTGAGAGAGTCATGCTAATTAGACAAAACCTTGGTTCGAATTGGTCTTCTATCTACTCTACTGGTTATAACTTAACCAGTGAAAATTACCAGCTCGTGTCACCGGTTCTCGGTTTGTTAGCTTACAATGCTAACCCTGACGGTGTGGCCACTAACCCTTACGAGGTTAACGTTGTGGGTACCGAACAAAACCCAATCTTGGTCGATTTCTTGAGCAACAAGTCAAGTATTGTCCCTATCCCTCAGAAGAACTCATCAGTCTTGTGTGCGTGTTTCACAAGCAACGGTAACACAACGATTAGCGAGCAAGTTTCGCCGTATGTGTGTAAAGGGACAAGACAAGGGCATTACGCTCTCGTGATGAAAACAGAAGCTCCAAGAGATGATCATaacagtggtggtggtggagtaGTAACGTCATCGACGGAGGTGAATGGTGGCAACGGAGGAGGAAAGCTGAGCCGGTGGAAAGTGGCGGTGGGGAGTGTGATTGGGTCAGGGATAGGGGCGATTCTGCTGGGAATGTTGGTGGTGGCTATGTTggtgaaagtgaagaagaaagcaatgagagaagagatggagagaagagcttatgaagaagaagctcttcaGGTTTCAATGGTGGGTCATGTTAGGGCTCCTACTGCTCCTGGAACTAGAACTCTTCCTAGAATGGGCGATGATAGGTATAAAAACACTCATTTGAATCATAATCATccataa
- the LOC104718018 gene encoding leucoanthocyanidin dioxygenase-like, translating into MVAVERVESLAKSGIVSIPKEYIRPKEELESINDVFLEEKKEDGPQVPTIDLQNIESDDPKIRESCIEELKKASLDWGVMHLINHGIPLDLMERVKKAGEEFFSLPVEEKEKYANDQATGKIQGYGSKLANNACGQLEWEDYFFHLAYPEGKRDLSLWPKTPRDYIEATSEYAKCLRLLATKVFKALSISLGLEPDRLEKEVGGLEELLLQMKINYYPKCPQPELALGVEAHTDVSALTFILHNMVPGLQLFYEGKWVIAKCVPDSIVMHIGDTLEILSNGKFKSILHRGLVNKEKVRVSWAVFCEPPKDKIVLKPLPEMVSAECPAKFPPRTFAQHIEHKLFGNEQEELVSEKKD; encoded by the exons atggttgCAGTCGAAAGAGTTGAAAGTTTAGCAAAGAGCGGAATCGTATCGATCCCAAAAGAGTACATTCGTCCCAAAGAAGAGCTCGAGAGCATCAACGATGTTTTcctagaagagaagaaagaagatggtCCTCAAGTTCCCACGATTGATCTACAGAACATCGAGTCAGACGATCCAAAGATACGTGAGAGTTGCATTGAGGAGCTGAAAAAGGCATCTTTGGATTGGGGAGTTATGCATTTGATCAACCATGGCATACCCCTTGATCTGATGGAACGTGTGAAGAAAGCTGGAGAGGAGTTTTTCAGTTTACCCgtggaagagaaggagaagtacGCAAACGATCAAGCCACCGGGAAGATTCAAGGGTATGGAAGTAAACTAGCTAACAACGCGTGTGGACAACTTGAGTGGGAAGATTACTTCTTTCATCTTGCTTATCCTGAAGGCAAGAGAGATCTATCACTTTGGCCTAAGACACCACGTGATTACAT TGAAGCAACGAGTGAGTACGCGAAGTGTCTACGTTTGCTAGCGACAAAAGTCTTCAAggctctctctatctctctaggTTTAGAGCCTGACCGTCTAGAGAAAGAAGTGGGTGGTTTAGAAGAGCTTCTTCTACAAATGAAGATTAATTACTACCCTAAATGCCCTCAGCCTGAGCTAGCACTTGGCGTGGAAGCTCACACCGATGTAAGCGCCTTAACCTTCATTCTACACAACATGGTTCCGGGTTTGCAGCTTTTCTACGAGGGCAAATGGGTTATTGCAAAATGTGTTCCTGATTCAATTGTGATGCACATTGGAGATACTTTGGAGATTCTTAGTAATGGGAAGTTTAAGAGTATACTTCATCGCGGGTTGGTGAATAAGGAGAAGGTTAGGGTGTCTTGGGCTGTGTTTTGTGAACCACCAAAGGATAAGATTGTTCTTAAGCCGTTGCCGGAGATGGTGAGTGCTGAGTGTCCGGCTAAGTTTCCTCCAAGGACATTTGCTCAACATATTGAGCATAAGTTGTTTGGGAATGAACAAGAGGAATTGGTGTCTGAGAAAAAGGATTAA
- the LOC104718011 gene encoding probable serine/threonine-protein kinase At1g54610 → MGCIVSSRKKKPSTKGLPENRPRFHTLPSERRIADDDGHDQTPKVSELLKMSDTCPKELKREESVLVVNVHPRTSELAASGWPSWLISVASEALVGWIPGRESNFEKQEQIGGGTFSKVFKARDLLRNKTVALKRIRFDLNNSESIKCIAREIIILRKLDHPNVIKLEGLMLVDHDSSILYLIFEYMEHDLLGLSSLLGNQFSEPEVKCYMRQLLRGLDHCHTNHVLHRDIKSSNLLINADGVLKIADFGLATFFDPHNSVPLTTHVATLWYRPPELLLGASHYSVGIDLWSTGCVIGELYAGKPILPGKNETDQLHKIFKLCGSPSDDYWKKLKLQLSAPLRPMFPYGSHIAETFKDFPTCVLSLLETLLSIDPDFRGTATSALKSKYFKTEPLPCDPSCLPKYPPSKEINIQMRDKTRKQASQVRRTNEPQTVQPILADSSLTKPVQRKCSDSTSRDNSFTKSSEEEETSSLPDHSTRQMQTSTDMITEDETIAQASYTDPSKEDQNLGGSANMEEHIPLPMSPFRVNSTAILPSLYENGTSSSGGVGIRPTLIETYTVT, encoded by the exons ATGGGTTGCATCGTTTCTTCTCGGAAAAAGAAACCGTCAACAAAAGGGTTGCCGGAAAACCGTCCTCGCTTCCACACTCTTCCATCAGAAAGAAGAATAGCTGACGATGATGGTCATGATCAAACCCCAAAGGTTTCAGAATTGTTGAAGATGAGTGATACTTGTCCCAAGGAgctgaagagagaagaaagtgtTCTTGTTGTTAATGTTCATCCTCGTACATCGGAATTAGCTGCCTCCGGTTGGCCATCTTGGCTTATATCCGTAGCTAGTGAAGCACTTGTCGGTTGGATCCCTGGCCGTGAATCTAACTTCGAGAAGCAAGAAcaa ATTGGGGGAGGAACATTCAGTAAGGTGTTCAAAGCTAGAGATCTTCTTCGTAACAAGACCGTAGCTTTAAAGAGAATCCGGTTTGATCTCAACAACTCAGAAAGCATCAAGTGTATAGCCAGAGAGATCATAATCCTGCGCAAGTTGGACCATCCCAATGTCATCAAACTGGAAGGGTTAATGCTTGTAGACCACGATTCCTCTATCCTCTACCTGATCTTTGAGTACATGGAACATGACCTCTTAGGACTCTCTTCATTACTCGGTAACCAATTCTCAGAACCTGAG GTTAAATGCTACATGAGGCAGCTCTTAAGAGGGCTTGATCATTGTCACACTAATCATGTACTCCACCGAGACATAAAAAGCTCAAACCTTCTGATCAACGCTGATGGAGTCCTTAAGATTGCAGATTTTGGATTAGCTACGTTCTTCGATCCTCATAACAGTGTTCCCTTGACGACTCATGTTGCAACTTTATGGTATCGACCTCCTGAGCTTTTGCTTGGAGCCTCACATTACAGTGTTGGGATCGACTTGTGGAGCACAGGCTGCGTCATAGGTGAATTATATGCTGGAAAGCCTATTCTTCCTGGCAAAAACGAG ACAGATCAACTGCACAAGATATTCAAGTTGTGTGGATCGCCTTCAGATGATTATTGGAAAAAACTAAAGCTACAGTTGTCAGCTCCATTGAGACCCATGTTTCCATATGGATCACATATAGCAGAGACATTCAAAGATTTTCCAACTTGTGTTCTTTCGCTTCTAGAGACTTTGCTCTCAATAGATCCAGATTTTCGAGGCACTGCAACTAGTGCACTCAAGAGCAAG TACTTTAAAACTGAGCCATTGCCTTGTGATCCATCTTGTCTACCAAAATACCCTCCCAGTAAGGAAATCAACATTCAAATGCGCgataaaactagaaaacaagCTTCACAAGTTAGAAGAACAAACGAACCACAAACTGTCCAGCCAATACTTGCAGATTCTTCTCTCACAAAACCGGTGCAG AGAAAGTGCTCAGATTCCACGAGCAGAGACAATTCATTTACAAAGtcttcagaggaagaagagactTCCAGTTTACCGGATCATTCTACTAGACAAATGCAAACATCTACGGACATGATAACTGAGGATGAAACTATAGCACAAGCCTCTTACACGGACCCATCTAAAGAAGACCAGAATCTAGGTGGATCAGCGAATATGGAGGAACACATACCTTTGCCAATGAGTCCGTTTAGAGTTAACTCAACAGCAATCCTGCCTAGCCTTTACGAGAATGGGACGTCTTCATCTGGAGGAGTAGGCATCAGACCCACTCTGATTGAGACTTATACTGTCACTTAG
- the LOC104718014 gene encoding protein FIZZY-RELATED 2, which translates to MMDDEDPSASNVITNSSSSSSSSRLMNQSSSTPVVSLERRINRLINANQSQSPSRSIYSDRFIPSRSGSNFALFDLSPSPSKDGKEDGAGSYATLLRAAMFGPETPEKRDITGFSSSRNIFRFKTETKTHRSLNLFSPFGVDEPPGGVSHSPVKAPRKVPRSPYKVLDAPALQDDFYLNLVDWSAQNVLAVGLGNCVYLWNACSSKVTKLCDLGADDSVCSVGWALRGTHLAVGTSTGKVQIWDASRCKRTRTMEGHRLRVGALAWGSSVLSSGSRDKSILQRDIRCQEDHVSKLAGHKSEVCGLKWSYDNRELASGGNDNRLFVWNQHSTQPVLKYSEHTAAVKAIAWSPHVHGLLASGGGTADRCIRFWNTTTNTHLSSIDTCSQVCNLAWSKNVNELVSTHGYSQNQIIVWKYPTMSKIATLTGHTYRVLYLAVSPDGQTIVTGAGDETLRFWNVFPSPKSQNTDSEIGSSFFGRTTIR; encoded by the exons ATGATGGATGATGAAGATCCTAGCGCAAGCAATGTGATAACgaattcttcatcttcatcatcatcatctcgcTTGATGAATCAATCATCGTCTACTCCGGTGGTTTCACTTGAGCGACGGATCAACCGGTTGATCAATGCTAACCAATCTCAATCACCGTCGAGGTCTATATACTCTGACAGATTCATACCCAGTAGATCCGGATCCAATTTCGCGCTTTTCGATCTGTCTCCTTCGCCGAGTAAAGACGGTAAGGAAGACGGAGCTGGCTCTTACGCCACTCTGTTGCGTGCCGCCATGTTTGGTCCTGAGACGCCGGAGAAGAGGGATATTACTGGGTTCTCTTCTTCTAGGAATATTTTTAGGTTTAAGACGGAGACTAAGACTCATCGttctttgaatttgttttctccttttggtGTTGATGAACCTCCTGGTGGTGTTTCTCATTCTCCGGTCAAAGCTCCGAGGAAAGTCCCGCGATCGCCTTATAAG gTACTGGATGCACCGGCTTTGCAAGATGATTTTTACTTGAATCTTGTGGATTGGTCTGCTCAAAATGTTCTTGCAGTGGGATTAGGTAACTGCGTTTATTTATGGAATGCTTGTAGCAGCAAG GTAACAAAGTTATGTGATCTAGGGGCAGATGATAGTGTTTGCTCAGTTGGTTGGGCGTTACGTGGAACTCATCTGGCTGTTGGAACTAGTACCGGGAAAGTTCAG ATATGGGATGCGTCGCGCTGcaagagaacaagaacaatggAAGGTCATCGTCTAAGAGTTGGCGCTCTGGCATGGGGTTCATCGGTTCTGTCATCTGGTAGCAGAGACAAGAGTATTCTTCAGAGAGACATAAGGTGTCAAGAAGATCATGTCAGTAAACTGGCAGGTCACAAATCTGAGGTATGTGGACTCAAGTGGTCTTATGACAACAGAGAGTTAGCATCTGGTGGAAACGACAATCGG CTTTTTGTATGGAACCAACATTCAACACAGCCAGTTTTGAAGTATAGTGAACACACTGCAGCGGTAAAAGCCATTGCTTGGTCCCCTCATGTTCATGGGCTTCTTGCTTCTGGTGGTGGTACTGCTGACAGATGCATACGTTTTTGGAATACAACGACAAATACTCATTTAAGTTCCATAGATACTTGTAGTCAG GTATGCAATCTGGCTTGGTCTAAGAATGTAAACGAGCTGGTTAGCACGCACGGATACtcccaaaaccaaatcattgtCTGGAAATATCCAACTATGTCCAAA attGCAACTCTGACCGGTCACACATACCGTGTCCTGTACCTTGCGGTTTCACCCGATGGACAGACGATAGTAACCGGAGCAGGAGATGAAACCTTAAGGTTCTGGAATGTGTTCCCTTCACCCAAATCTCAG AACACGGATAGTGAAATCGGGTCGTCTTTCTTTGGTAGAACAACAATTCGGTGA
- the LOC104718017 gene encoding PGR5-like protein 1A, chloroplastic → MGSKMLFSLTSPRLFSAVSRKPTTSSFSPSSSKTQLDQLCPAKSVSLRRRVSLLPAKATTEQSGGGGDNVDSNVLPYCSINKAEKKTIGELEQEFLQAMQSFYYDGKAIMSNEEFDNLKDELMWEGSSVVMLSSDEQRFLEASMAYVSGNPILNDEEYDKLKLKLKMDGSGIVCEGPRCSLRSKKVYSDLAVDYFKMFLLNVPATVVALGLFFFLDDITGFEITYIMELSEPYSFIFTWFAAVPVIVYLALSITKLIIKDFLILKGPCPNCGTENVSFFGTILSISSGGKINTVKCTNCGTAMVYDAGSRLITLPEGSQA, encoded by the exons atgggtagcAAGATGTTGTTTAGTTTGACAAGCCCTCGACTTTTCTCCGCCGTTTCTCGCAAACCCAccacttcttctttctctccttcgtcGTCAAAGACTCAGTTGGATCAGCTCTGCCCTGCCAAATCAGTTTCCTTGAGAAGAAGAGTCTCATTATTGCCTGCTAAAGCCACCACTGAGCAATCAG GGGGAGGAGGAGACAACGTGGATAGCAATGTTTTGCCATATTGTAGCATCAACAAGgctgaaaagaaaacaattggtGAATTGGAACAAGAGTTTCTCCAAGCGATGCAA TCTTTCTATTACGATGGCAAAGCGATCATGTCTAATGAAGAGTTTGATAACCTTAAAGATGAGTTGATGTGGGAAGGAAGCAGTGTTGTCATGCTAA GTTCCGATGAACAAAGGTTTTTGGAAGCTTCAATGgcttatgtctctggaaatCCAATCTTGAATGATGAAGAATATGATAAGCTGAAACTGAAACTTAAG ATGGATGGTAGTGGTATTGTGTGTGAAGGTCCAAGATGCAGTCTCCGTAGTAAAAAG GTGTATAGTGATCTCGCTGTAGATTATTTCAAAATGTTCTTGTTGAACGTTCCAGCAACCGTTGTTGCTCTAGGACT ATTTTTCTTCCTCGACGACATTACAGGTTTTGAGATCACATACATCATGGAGCTATCTGAACCATACAGTTTCATATTCACGTGGTTCGCTGCTGTGCCTGTGATTGTATATCTGGCTCTCTCTATCACTAAACTGATCATCAAAGACTTCTTGATCTTgaag GGTCCTTGTCCGAATTGTGGAACGGAGAATGTCTCCTTCTTTGGAACAATTTTGTCAATCTCTAGCGGTGGAAAGATCAACACTGTCAAATGCACCAA ctGTGGAACCGCGATGGTGTATGACGCGGGGTCTCGGTTAATCACATTGCCAGAAGGAAGCCAAGCTTGA
- the LOC104718010 gene encoding dihydroorotase, mitochondrial isoform X1 — translation MIKTLVSPCSVYGFGSQKPKFDRSCTKVKPRVVRMELTITQPDDWHLHLRDSDLLHAVVPHSASHFKRAIVMPNLKPPVATTAAAITYRESIMKALPSGTSFDPLMTLYLTDKTQPDEIKLARESGVVYAVKLYPAGATTNSQDGVTDLFGKCLPVLEEMVKQNMPLLVHGEVTDPSIDVFDREKIFIETVLQPLIQRLPQLKVVMEHITTMDAVNFVESCKEGSVGATVTPQHLLLNRNALFQGGLQPHNYCLPVLKREIHREAIVKAVTSGSKKFFLGTDSAPHERTRKETSCGCAGIYSAPVALSLYAKVFDEAGALDKLEAFTSFNGPDFYGLPRNSSKITLKKSPWKVPDVFSFSFGEIVPMFAGETLQWQPLN, via the exons ATGATAAAGACTTTGGTTTCTCCTTGTAGTGTATAT GGATTTGGATCTCAGAAACCGAAGTTTGACAGATCTTGTACGAAAGTGAAGCCAAGAGTAGTAAGAATGGAACTCACAATCACTCAACCTGATGATTGGCATCTTCATCTCCGTGACAGTGATCTTCTTCACGCTGTTGTTCCCCACAG TGCGAGTCATTTTAAGAGAGCGATTGTGATGCCAAATCTGAAGCCGCCTGTTGCAACTACTGCAGCTGCCATTACTTACCGGGAATCTATCATGAAAGCTTTGCCATCTGGGACCAGCTTTGATCCACTTATGACACTTTATTTGACTGACAAGACTCAACCTGATGAGATCAAGCTTGCAA gGGAAAGTGGTGTGGTTTATGCGGTGAAGTTGTACCCTGCTGGAGCAACAACCAACTCTCAAGATGGTGTCACGGACCTTTTTGGAAAATGCTTACCGGTGCTAGAAGAGATGGTTAAACAAAACATGCCTTTGCTG GTTCATGGGGAGGTCACAGATCCGAGTATTGATGTCTTTGACCGCGAGAAAATCTTTATTGAGACAGTTCTGCAGCCTCTAATCCAACGCCTTCCACAGCTGAAAGTAGTTATGGAACATATCACTACCATGGATGCTGTGAATTTTGTTGAATCTTGCAAAGAAG GGTCTGTGGGTGCAACAGTCACACCACAGCATCTCCTTCTCAACAGAAATGCCCTTTTCCAAGGTGGATTACAACCTCACAACTACTGTCTTCCCGTTCTCAAAAGAGAGATACACC GAGAAGCTATTGTTAAAGCTGTAACTAGTGGAAGCAAGAAATTCTTCCTCGGTACAGATAGTGCTCCACATGAACGGACTAGAAAAGAAACATCATGTGGATGTGCTGGTATTTACAGTGCTCCTGTTGCCTTGTCTTTATATGCCAAGGTCTTCGATGAG GCGGGTGCGCTTGACAAGTTAGAAGCTTTTACTAGCTTCAATGGACCTGATTTCTATGGCCTCCCGAGAAACTCGTCAAAGATCACACTAAAGAAATCTCCTTGGAAGGTCCCGGATGTTTTCAGCTTCTCCTTTGGAGAGATCGTCCCTATGTTTGCTGGAGAAACCCTTCAGTGGCAACCGTTGAACTAA
- the LOC104718013 gene encoding protein STAY-GREEN 1, chloroplastic: MCSLSANLLLPTKLKPAYSDKRSNSSNSSSLFFGNRRSKKKNQSIAPVARLFGPAIFESSKLKVLFLGVDEKKHPSTLPRTYTLTHSDITAKLTLAISHSINNSQLQGWANRLYRDEVVAEWKKVKGQMSLHVHCHISGGHFLLDLFAKFRYYIFCKELPVVLKAFVHGDGNLLNNYPELQEAPVWVYFHSNVNEFNKVECWGPLWEATSPDVHRTEILPQTKCVDECSCCFPPVSSIPWSHSLSNEGVNGYSGAQAEGIATPNPEKL, encoded by the exons ATGTGTAGTTTGTCAGCGAATCTGTTGTTACCAACGAAGCTGAAACCAGCTTATTCAGACAAACGGAGTAACAGTAGCAATAGCAGCTCACTCTTCTTCGGCAATAGaagatccaagaagaagaatcaatcCATTGCTCCC GTTGCGAGGTTGTTTGGACCGGCGATATTCGAATCATCCAAATTGAAAGTATTGTTTTTAGGGGTTGATGAGAAGAAGCATCCATCAACGCTCCCTAGAACTTACACTCTCACCCACAGTGACATTACAGCTAAATTAACATTAGCCATTTCCCACTCCATAAACAATTCTCAG TTGCAAGGATGGGCAAATAGGCTATACAGAGATGAAGTAGTGGCAGAATGGAAGAAAGTTAAAGGGCAAATGTCGCTTCACGTTCATTGTCACATAAGCGGTGGCCATTTCCTTTTAGATCTCTTTGCTAAGTTTCGGTACTACATCTTTTGCAAAGAACTACCAGTG GTGTTGAAAGCATTTGTGCATGGAGATGGGAACTTGTTGAACAATTACCCTGAGTTACAAGAAGCTCCCGTTTGGGTTTATTTCCATTCTAATGTCAATGAGTTCAACAAAGTTGAGTGTTGGGGTCCCCTTTGGGAAGCTACTTCACCTGATGTTCACAGAACTGAAATTCTCCCCCAGACTAAATGCGTGGACGAGTGCAGTTGTTGTTTTCCACCGGTTAGCTCGATTCCATGGTCTCATAGTCTTAGTAACGAAGGTGTTAATGGGTACTCTGGGGCACAGGCTGAGGGAATTGCTACTCCTAATCCGGAGAAACTCTAG
- the LOC104718010 gene encoding dihydroorotase, mitochondrial isoform X2, with translation MELTITQPDDWHLHLRDSDLLHAVVPHSASHFKRAIVMPNLKPPVATTAAAITYRESIMKALPSGTSFDPLMTLYLTDKTQPDEIKLARESGVVYAVKLYPAGATTNSQDGVTDLFGKCLPVLEEMVKQNMPLLVHGEVTDPSIDVFDREKIFIETVLQPLIQRLPQLKVVMEHITTMDAVNFVESCKEGSVGATVTPQHLLLNRNALFQGGLQPHNYCLPVLKREIHREAIVKAVTSGSKKFFLGTDSAPHERTRKETSCGCAGIYSAPVALSLYAKVFDEAGALDKLEAFTSFNGPDFYGLPRNSSKITLKKSPWKVPDVFSFSFGEIVPMFAGETLQWQPLN, from the exons ATGGAACTCACAATCACTCAACCTGATGATTGGCATCTTCATCTCCGTGACAGTGATCTTCTTCACGCTGTTGTTCCCCACAG TGCGAGTCATTTTAAGAGAGCGATTGTGATGCCAAATCTGAAGCCGCCTGTTGCAACTACTGCAGCTGCCATTACTTACCGGGAATCTATCATGAAAGCTTTGCCATCTGGGACCAGCTTTGATCCACTTATGACACTTTATTTGACTGACAAGACTCAACCTGATGAGATCAAGCTTGCAA gGGAAAGTGGTGTGGTTTATGCGGTGAAGTTGTACCCTGCTGGAGCAACAACCAACTCTCAAGATGGTGTCACGGACCTTTTTGGAAAATGCTTACCGGTGCTAGAAGAGATGGTTAAACAAAACATGCCTTTGCTG GTTCATGGGGAGGTCACAGATCCGAGTATTGATGTCTTTGACCGCGAGAAAATCTTTATTGAGACAGTTCTGCAGCCTCTAATCCAACGCCTTCCACAGCTGAAAGTAGTTATGGAACATATCACTACCATGGATGCTGTGAATTTTGTTGAATCTTGCAAAGAAG GGTCTGTGGGTGCAACAGTCACACCACAGCATCTCCTTCTCAACAGAAATGCCCTTTTCCAAGGTGGATTACAACCTCACAACTACTGTCTTCCCGTTCTCAAAAGAGAGATACACC GAGAAGCTATTGTTAAAGCTGTAACTAGTGGAAGCAAGAAATTCTTCCTCGGTACAGATAGTGCTCCACATGAACGGACTAGAAAAGAAACATCATGTGGATGTGCTGGTATTTACAGTGCTCCTGTTGCCTTGTCTTTATATGCCAAGGTCTTCGATGAG GCGGGTGCGCTTGACAAGTTAGAAGCTTTTACTAGCTTCAATGGACCTGATTTCTATGGCCTCCCGAGAAACTCGTCAAAGATCACACTAAAGAAATCTCCTTGGAAGGTCCCGGATGTTTTCAGCTTCTCCTTTGGAGAGATCGTCCCTATGTTTGCTGGAGAAACCCTTCAGTGGCAACCGTTGAACTAA